The following proteins are encoded in a genomic region of Galbibacter sp. BG1:
- a CDS encoding ParA family protein, protein MGKVIAVANQKGGVGKTTTSVNLAAALGVLEKKVLLIDADPQANATSGLGIDVETVEGGTYQLLEHSAKPEDTIIKTDSPNVDLIPAHIDLVAIEIELVDKDAREYMLAKAIKGLRETYDYILIDCAPSLGLLTLNALTASDSVIIPIQCEYFALEGLGKLLNTIKSVQKIHNSNLDIEGLLLTMYDSRLRLSNQVVEEVQKHFSDMVFDTIIQRNVRLSEAPSYGETIINYDATSKGATNYLSLAHEIIKKNKQTV, encoded by the coding sequence ATGGGCAAAGTAATTGCTGTAGCTAATCAAAAAGGCGGTGTTGGAAAAACCACAACATCTGTAAACCTCGCTGCCGCTCTTGGGGTACTGGAAAAAAAAGTACTTCTTATCGACGCGGATCCGCAGGCTAATGCTACTTCCGGATTAGGAATAGATGTTGAAACGGTTGAAGGAGGTACGTATCAATTATTAGAGCATTCTGCTAAACCAGAAGATACTATTATAAAAACGGATTCCCCAAACGTTGATTTAATACCTGCTCACATAGATCTTGTTGCTATCGAGATAGAACTCGTAGATAAGGATGCAAGAGAATATATGCTAGCTAAGGCCATTAAAGGACTACGGGAAACTTACGATTATATATTAATTGACTGCGCTCCCTCTCTAGGCCTTTTAACTTTAAATGCCTTAACGGCATCAGACTCGGTTATTATTCCTATTCAATGCGAATATTTTGCATTGGAAGGATTAGGAAAACTGTTGAACACTATAAAGAGCGTTCAAAAAATACACAATTCAAATCTGGATATCGAAGGGTTATTATTAACCATGTACGATTCTAGATTAAGACTTTCCAACCAAGTAGTAGAAGAAGTACAGAAACACTTTAGCGATATGGTTTTCGATACCATCATTCAACGAAATGTACGCTTAAGTGAGGCTCCTAGTTATGGAGAAACAATTATTAATTATGATGCTACGAGCAAAGGTGCCACTAACTACCTTAGTCTAGCTCATGAAATAATTAAAAAGAATAAGCAAACGGTTTAA
- a CDS encoding SDR family oxidoreductase, whose protein sequence is MKYTDKMLRDDALKGKNIVVTGGGSGLGKAMTKYFLELGAKVAITSRSLDKLENTAKELEEETGGMSFPVACDVRNYDEVEAMHKKVIDKFGKVDILLNNAAGNFISPTERLSANAFDTIIDIVLKGTKNCTLAFGKHWIDTKQENTNVLNIVTTYAWTGSAYVVPSATAKAGVLALTRSLAVEWAKYGMRFNAIAPGPFPTKGAWDRLLPGDLKEKFDLAKKVPLKRVGDHQELANLAAYMVSDFGAYLNGEVITLDGGEWLKGAGQFNLLEAVPEEMWDMLEAMIRSKKSKG, encoded by the coding sequence ATGAAATATACCGATAAAATGCTTCGCGACGATGCCCTCAAAGGGAAAAACATAGTAGTTACCGGTGGTGGCAGCGGCTTAGGCAAAGCAATGACAAAATATTTTTTGGAATTGGGAGCCAAAGTTGCCATTACTTCCAGAAGCTTGGACAAGCTCGAAAATACAGCTAAAGAACTGGAAGAAGAAACGGGAGGTATGAGCTTTCCCGTAGCTTGCGATGTTAGAAACTACGATGAAGTGGAAGCAATGCACAAAAAAGTAATCGATAAATTCGGAAAAGTAGATATTTTGTTAAACAACGCTGCTGGAAATTTTATCTCTCCTACAGAAAGACTTTCGGCCAATGCTTTTGATACTATTATCGATATTGTGCTAAAAGGAACTAAAAATTGTACCTTGGCTTTTGGTAAACATTGGATAGACACCAAACAGGAAAATACCAATGTACTGAATATTGTTACCACCTATGCCTGGACAGGTTCTGCCTACGTAGTACCATCGGCCACCGCAAAAGCGGGAGTATTGGCCTTAACCAGAAGTTTGGCTGTGGAATGGGCAAAATACGGTATGCGTTTTAATGCTATCGCACCAGGACCCTTCCCAACTAAAGGCGCATGGGATCGTCTTTTACCAGGTGACTTAAAAGAGAAATTCGACCTCGCTAAAAAAGTACCGCTAAAAAGGGTTGGAGATCATCAAGAATTGGCCAATTTAGCTGCTTATATGGTTTCTGATTTTGGTGCTTACCTAAATGGGGAAGTAATAACCCTAGATGGTGGCGAGTGGCTTAAAGGCGCTGGACAGTTTAATCTATTGGAAGCAGTTCCAGAGGAAATGTGGGATATGCTCGAAGCAATGATTCGAAGTAAAAAATCTAAGGGTTAA
- the scpA gene encoding methylmalonyl-CoA mutase, which produces MKRKNVQHLTLERTKKAKEEVKEVSQANFPTAEKIDLKQVYLKKDADALEHLDFAAGFPPFLRGPYSTMYVRRPWTIRQYAGFSTAEESNAFYRRNLEAGQKGLSVAFDLATHRGYDSDHPRVEGDVGKAGVAIDSVEDMKILFDQIPLDKMSVSMTMNGAVLPIMAFYIVAAEEQGVAPEKLSGTIQNDILKEFMVRNTYIYPPTPSMKIVADIFEYSSKNMPKFNSISISGYHMQEAGATADIELAYTLADGLEYIKTGIEAGMDVDTFAPRLSFFWAIGMNHFMEIAKMRAGRMLWAKLVKRFHPKNEKSLSLRTHCQTSGWSLTEQDPFNNVARTCIEAAAAAFGGTQSLHTNALDEAIALPTDFSARIARNTQLYLQEETGITNTVDPWAGSYYVESLTNEIVEKAWKLIEEVEELGGMTKAIEAGIPKMRIEQAAARKQARIDSNRDVIVGVNKYRLKKEDPLQILEVDNQQVRKQQVERLEALKANRNEEAVQASLLKLSQSAQTGDGNLLALAVEAARNRATLGEISLALEEVYGRYKAKIQSFSGVYSKEVKNDKSFEKAQALADRFAEQDGRRPRILIAKMGQDGHDRGAKVVATGYADVGFDVDIGPLFQTPQEAAKQAVENDVHILGVSSLAGGHKTLVPKVIEALKNYGREDIMVIVGGVIPQQDYQHLFDAGAVAVFGPGTKISDAAIKILEILID; this is translated from the coding sequence ATGAAGCGGAAAAATGTACAACACCTCACTTTAGAAAGAACAAAAAAAGCAAAAGAAGAAGTTAAAGAAGTTTCTCAAGCTAACTTTCCTACTGCTGAAAAAATCGACTTAAAACAGGTGTATCTAAAAAAAGATGCAGACGCACTGGAACACTTGGATTTTGCAGCAGGTTTTCCTCCGTTTTTAAGAGGGCCCTATTCCACAATGTATGTAAGAAGGCCATGGACGATACGCCAATATGCCGGATTTTCTACGGCAGAAGAAAGCAATGCTTTTTACAGACGTAATTTAGAAGCGGGCCAAAAAGGACTTTCGGTAGCTTTTGATTTGGCTACCCATCGCGGATATGATTCCGATCACCCGCGTGTGGAAGGAGACGTAGGAAAAGCAGGAGTGGCCATAGATTCTGTGGAGGACATGAAAATTCTTTTCGATCAAATTCCGCTTGATAAAATGTCGGTTTCCATGACTATGAATGGGGCGGTATTACCTATTATGGCTTTTTATATTGTGGCTGCAGAAGAGCAAGGCGTAGCCCCAGAAAAACTCTCTGGAACCATACAAAACGATATTTTAAAGGAGTTTATGGTGAGAAACACTTACATCTACCCTCCCACTCCTTCCATGAAAATAGTGGCCGATATTTTTGAGTACTCCAGTAAAAATATGCCAAAATTTAACAGCATCAGTATCTCAGGATATCATATGCAAGAAGCTGGGGCCACCGCAGATATTGAACTGGCTTATACCCTAGCAGACGGATTGGAATACATAAAAACCGGAATTGAAGCTGGAATGGATGTCGATACCTTTGCTCCACGGCTATCTTTTTTCTGGGCCATTGGCATGAATCATTTTATGGAAATTGCCAAAATGCGTGCAGGAAGAATGCTTTGGGCTAAATTGGTTAAAAGGTTTCATCCAAAAAATGAAAAATCTTTATCCCTACGCACCCATTGCCAAACCAGCGGTTGGAGTTTAACAGAACAGGATCCATTTAACAATGTAGCAAGAACGTGTATCGAAGCTGCGGCAGCGGCTTTTGGCGGCACCCAGTCGTTACATACGAACGCTTTGGACGAGGCTATAGCCTTGCCTACCGATTTTTCTGCCCGAATTGCCAGAAATACGCAATTATATCTTCAGGAAGAAACAGGCATTACCAATACGGTAGATCCGTGGGCAGGAAGTTATTACGTAGAAAGCCTAACCAATGAAATTGTAGAAAAGGCCTGGAAACTCATTGAGGAAGTAGAGGAATTGGGTGGAATGACCAAAGCCATCGAAGCTGGCATCCCGAAAATGCGTATTGAGCAAGCCGCAGCACGCAAGCAAGCCAGAATAGATAGCAACCGTGATGTTATTGTAGGCGTAAATAAATACAGACTCAAAAAGGAAGATCCGCTTCAAATCCTGGAAGTGGATAACCAACAAGTACGAAAACAACAGGTGGAACGGTTGGAGGCCCTTAAAGCCAATAGAAATGAGGAAGCGGTACAGGCTTCGCTCTTAAAATTATCACAATCGGCGCAAACAGGCGATGGAAATTTATTAGCTTTAGCCGTGGAAGCCGCTAGAAATAGAGCCACTTTGGGAGAAATATCCCTTGCGCTAGAAGAAGTTTACGGACGATACAAAGCTAAAATCCAATCGTTTAGCGGCGTTTATTCAAAAGAAGTGAAAAACGACAAAAGTTTCGAAAAAGCACAGGCATTAGCAGATAGGTTTGCAGAACAAGATGGTCGCAGACCCCGAATCCTAATCGCCAAAATGGGACAAGATGGTCATGATCGCGGGGCAAAAGTTGTCGCCACGGGTTATGCTGATGTTGGTTTTGATGTGGATATTGGTCCGCTTTTTCAAACACCACAGGAAGCCGCTAAACAAGCCGTAGAAAACGATGTACACATCCTGGGTGTTTCCTCTTTGGCCGGCGGACACAAAACTTTAGTACCAAAAGTAATTGAAGCCTTAAAGAATTATGGAAGGGAAGATATTATGGTAATAGTAGGTGGAGTAATACCTCAGCAAGATTATCAACATCTATTCGATGCTGGTGCCGTAGCCGTGTTTGGACCAGGAACAAAAATAAGTGATGCAGCTATTAAAATTTTGGAGATTTTAATTGATTAA
- a CDS encoding methylmalonyl-CoA mutase subunit beta, producing the protein MGNSLFNEFTKVSAKQWKQKIQFELKGEDYNDTLITKTPEGIDIKPFYNAEDLPEILHPMPNPAWNSCERVYVAKASGANKKALQSIKKGTESLLFVFPSEEINLQELFDEFPFETVGIHIQTEFLSFAFVKELTLFTKDKNAKIYFQLDIIGNLAKSGNWFFDMKKDLQTFYEIQGFVKEYNHIKSSVSIDVSLYQNAGAHSVQQLAYALAHAHEYLNYEENLTSKFTFNISVGSDYFMEIAKIRSLRLLWETLAKEYKLNAECFIFCLPSMRNKTIYDYNVNMLRSTTEYMSAIVGGANTICTLPYDAIYHKDNEFASRIARNQLLILKHESYFDKVQNPADGTYYIESLTEELAEKALALFKSIEAGGGFLKQLKEHTIQKKIKESAAAENDAFLKKEKTLVGSNKFQNLEDRMQNDLELYPFVKTEPRKTLIEPIIEKRLAEELEKERLKKESL; encoded by the coding sequence ATGGGCAATTCCCTTTTTAACGAATTTACAAAGGTTTCCGCCAAACAATGGAAACAAAAAATACAGTTTGAATTAAAAGGTGAAGACTACAACGACACCTTAATTACCAAAACTCCGGAAGGAATAGACATAAAGCCTTTTTATAACGCAGAAGATTTACCCGAAATTCTTCACCCCATGCCAAATCCTGCATGGAATAGCTGCGAACGGGTTTATGTGGCAAAAGCTTCTGGTGCCAATAAAAAAGCGTTGCAATCCATTAAAAAAGGAACAGAAAGCCTGCTCTTTGTTTTTCCTTCGGAAGAAATCAACCTGCAAGAACTCTTTGATGAGTTTCCTTTTGAAACAGTTGGAATCCACATTCAAACAGAATTTTTATCATTTGCTTTTGTAAAAGAACTGACCCTTTTTACCAAGGATAAAAACGCCAAAATATATTTCCAGCTGGATATTATTGGCAATTTGGCTAAAAGCGGCAATTGGTTTTTCGATATGAAGAAAGACCTTCAAACCTTTTACGAAATTCAAGGGTTCGTTAAAGAATATAACCACATCAAATCCTCTGTTTCCATCGATGTTTCGCTGTATCAAAATGCAGGCGCCCACAGCGTTCAGCAATTGGCATACGCCCTAGCACATGCTCATGAATATTTAAATTATGAGGAAAACCTCACTTCCAAATTTACCTTTAACATAAGTGTTGGTAGTGATTATTTTATGGAAATAGCCAAGATAAGATCTTTAAGACTGTTATGGGAAACCTTGGCCAAAGAATATAAATTAAACGCAGAGTGTTTCATTTTCTGCCTTCCATCCATGCGCAATAAAACCATTTACGACTACAATGTAAACATGTTGCGCTCCACCACAGAATACATGAGCGCCATTGTAGGTGGAGCCAATACCATTTGCACTTTACCCTACGATGCTATTTACCATAAAGACAATGAATTCGCATCGAGGATTGCCAGAAATCAGTTGTTAATCCTCAAACATGAAAGCTATTTCGACAAAGTACAAAATCCTGCTGATGGAACGTATTATATAGAATCCCTTACGGAAGAACTGGCAGAAAAAGCGTTAGCATTGTTTAAAAGTATTGAAGCTGGAGGCGGATTTTTAAAGCAACTGAAAGAACATACAATTCAGAAAAAAATAAAAGAAAGTGCCGCAGCGGAAAATGATGCTTTTCTAAAAAAGGAGAAAACCTTGGTAGGCTCCAATAAATTTCAAAATTTAGAAGACCGGATGCAAAACGATTTGGAATTGTACCCTTTTGTTAAAACCGAGCCGCGAAAAACACTTATCGAACCCATTATAGAGAAGAGACTGGCTGAAGAATTGGAAAAAGAACGTTTGAAAAAGGAGTCTTTATGA
- a CDS encoding FtsB family cell division protein, giving the protein MKLKKIRKSKWFRFFSNIYVLVLTVFVIWMLFFDTNSYWFTHRELNKEIEKLEEQKMHLKEAIEKDKSILKKLNSKEELEKFAREEYYLKKEDEEIYLIEYEDSLDTD; this is encoded by the coding sequence ATGAAGCTTAAAAAAATAAGAAAGTCAAAATGGTTTCGGTTTTTCAGTAATATTTATGTGCTGGTGCTTACTGTTTTTGTTATTTGGATGCTTTTTTTTGATACCAACTCCTATTGGTTTACTCATAGGGAGCTAAATAAGGAAATTGAAAAGCTGGAAGAACAAAAAATGCACTTAAAGGAAGCCATTGAAAAAGATAAGTCTATTTTAAAAAAACTGAATAGCAAAGAAGAACTGGAAAAATTTGCCAGGGAAGAATATTATCTTAAAAAAGAAGACGAAGAAATTTATTTGATAGAATATGAAGATAGCTTGGACACCGATTGA
- the udk gene encoding uridine kinase has translation MLIIGIAGGTGCGKTTVVNQIINELPLDEVGVLSQDSYYNDTSHLSYEERTKINFDHPRAIDFELLYQHLEDLRNNKTIEQPVYSFVKHNRTKDVILTHPRKVMIVEGILILTNPKVRELFDIKIYVHADSDERLIRRIKRDINERGRDIDEVLERYQSTLKPMHQQFIEPTKEYADIIIPNNRYNTVAVDIVRTIINERLI, from the coding sequence ATGCTCATAATAGGAATTGCTGGAGGAACCGGTTGCGGGAAAACCACAGTGGTAAATCAAATCATTAACGAACTCCCCCTGGATGAAGTAGGTGTACTCTCTCAAGACTCCTATTACAACGACACTTCCCATTTAAGCTATGAAGAGCGTACAAAAATAAACTTCGATCACCCTCGGGCCATCGATTTTGAGCTCCTGTACCAACATTTAGAAGATCTTAGAAACAACAAAACCATCGAGCAGCCTGTATATTCTTTTGTAAAGCACAACCGCACCAAAGATGTAATTCTTACGCATCCACGAAAGGTAATGATCGTGGAAGGGATTCTAATACTTACAAATCCGAAAGTAAGAGAGCTTTTTGATATTAAAATATACGTTCACGCCGATTCTGATGAACGATTGATACGAAGGATTAAAAGGGATATTAACGAAAGGGGCCGCGATATCGATGAAGTTCTGGAGCGCTACCAATCTACCCTCAAACCAATGCATCAGCAATTCATCGAGCCCACTAAAGAATATGCAGATATTATCATCCCAAATAATAGATACAACACCGTTGCCGTTGATATTGTAAGAACAATTATAAACGAACGCTTGATTTAA
- a CDS encoding four-helix bundle copper-binding protein, translating into MNKKDLITILYECVRTCNECADACLTEPNNMSECIRLDRVCASTCTALAEVLSTEFKEISGLINFCFFVCQQCEKECSQNSMEHCKKCAEQCRKCAKACQEYLQESMISQQ; encoded by the coding sequence ATGAATAAGAAAGATTTAATTACCATTTTATACGAATGTGTGCGAACCTGTAACGAATGCGCCGATGCTTGTCTAACCGAGCCAAATAATATGAGTGAGTGCATTCGTCTAGACCGTGTTTGCGCGAGCACATGTACAGCCTTGGCAGAAGTTTTATCTACGGAATTTAAAGAAATATCGGGATTGATCAACTTCTGTTTTTTTGTATGCCAGCAGTGCGAAAAGGAATGTTCGCAAAACTCAATGGAGCATTGTAAGAAATGTGCCGAACAATGCAGAAAATGTGCAAAAGCTTGCCAAGAGTATTTGCAAGAATCTATGATAAGTCAACAATAA
- a CDS encoding Rho termination factor N-terminal domain-containing protein, whose translation MPNPRIKNEDQYEALRDKGYSKEKSARIANTPDAGEKGGKAKKYEEWTKDELYEQAKNVGIDGRSKMNKKELIKALRSN comes from the coding sequence ATGCCAAATCCAAGAATTAAGAACGAAGATCAATATGAAGCCTTGCGGGACAAGGGCTACAGCAAAGAAAAATCGGCTAGGATAGCCAATACTCCAGACGCTGGAGAAAAGGGAGGAAAAGCCAAGAAATATGAAGAGTGGACTAAAGATGAACTGTATGAACAGGCAAAAAATGTTGGCATTGACGGCCGTTCCAAGATGAATAAAAAAGAGCTTATTAAAGCCCTTCGCTCCAACTAA
- a CDS encoding Rieske 2Fe-2S domain-containing protein yields the protein MERKKFLKSLGAGAAFALVFPCVSCSSNASDDVEEVMEEDPNAENPDEDNPDTGGDGNGEQGNGDQGGDNEPEKVDFTIDLTTAEAEPLKDKGGFIIKNEIVIARNLEGNFVAATRECPHEGNYQIVYEKDGTDEAFSCSVHGSRYDLSGTPTNNVTSNTLYIYKTELNGDILRIYEE from the coding sequence ATGGAAAGAAAAAAATTCCTTAAATCCCTGGGTGCCGGTGCGGCTTTCGCACTTGTTTTTCCCTGTGTGAGCTGTTCCAGCAATGCTTCTGATGATGTTGAAGAAGTCATGGAAGAAGATCCAAATGCCGAGAACCCCGATGAAGATAATCCAGATACAGGAGGAGATGGAAACGGCGAACAGGGCAATGGAGATCAAGGCGGCGACAACGAACCCGAAAAAGTGGATTTCACCATAGATCTTACCACTGCAGAAGCCGAACCTCTAAAGGATAAAGGGGGTTTCATCATTAAAAATGAAATTGTAATTGCTAGAAACCTGGAGGGGAATTTTGTGGCCGCTACCCGCGAATGTCCGCATGAAGGAAATTACCAAATTGTTTACGAAAAAGATGGTACCGATGAGGCCTTTTCTTGCAGTGTACACGGCTCGAGATACGACCTAAGTGGCACCCCAACCAACAATGTAACCAGCAATACACTCTATATTTACAAAACCGAATTAAACGGAGACATTTTACGTATTTATGAGGAATAA